One window from the genome of Poecilia reticulata strain Guanapo linkage group LG9, Guppy_female_1.0+MT, whole genome shotgun sequence encodes:
- the LOC103470008 gene encoding rho guanine nucleotide exchange factor 28-like isoform X2, whose translation MELSRRKVPLYGEAKVFALLEGLDTVPEDAEVYVVLEGSTLVHVTRAQNDVMLYFIVPGHNLPEEVSVQAYLCSESTQLNWLGGASLEYVHDDAQDLAEHIIIHGHCLNGTDHKELSSLFSLRQESSRWAMDRKVALAMANLDIPPNWNVLGSHHGDGRVSRECPLHLAVRWGFYRLAELLLCQPGGLMAVSLPNEDGVTPLQLAQTTGNTELLELLTNPPNPLATPPAGLTQVWADRSRLLRFCHDTGNLTLSVRQNLRWSSVQSRYADILLLRNRLRDENFLREIKALRREQVETITEKEELVDDPADTALYADMNGENSADENVLNFFAEDCEEPLIFALNEEDEEDDPSHSGSEKSQSIRESQASSPTRAAAARLSAMIHGKDQVYSNAMLVDQVDGADIKYRSPGNEEEVSPSSCWDSFSPTLVESGNCSQTHSQSSPHRRPRGSQGPGRDNGREACVSPPYPFASSPSFPSSPLASAIRLFDGGQRRQTLTGPSDSPALKHKECRLTDASRGLSPSLECDSEEEDVLGLSYPCSSSKQRSVLQSSSGEERDSFDTSPDFNRSHSETARKSNKNSEDAEVRLRSYSYSSPKARPSRPLLNRDSAINDLEEDGTFSSGGRSLLQALSLSKSLSRLNQVKQRAFSLTETTREKRILGFRKRAQSAEEESTTSLQHLTLTEFLKEIEDEEWDKYIIPSKVESEKYKVSRTFSFLKSRMSSTRSKTKVKGKETKEGKEKLGASNGHQFVPVSPPAPSLCVACDKPVSGKESLQCANCSLNVHKTCRESVAACGKKLQERNLVLIKSKTMSLPQSFVKDSSPASLFSSSACSSPSSSAPTMTKEKRETVASFSKSQSISIDSRGWSEAAGVDSESNMAACTNSSPPEEGIPVTTTPHFTDLPISSKDTVDAPLLSDLSADLLGLEVESWSLAVCPDFCRQHDRRTIKRQDVIYELMQTELHHIQTLTVMSEVFRRGMLEELQLDSDCVARIFPCLDPLLLFHRNLFRALQERRQAATQTDNSRNYLIHQIGDVLLQQFSDENAKTMKQVYGEFCSHHMEAVNVFKELQQQNKKFQNFVRQQSNNSLVRRREVPEFILLVTQRITKYPVLLEKILQYTQDGSQEHSNLSDALAQIRDIITAVDLMVGKYERSQELQEVLARLEAKSFAKLKNGKMFRKQDLHSKHRALQHKGLLYWKTATGRLKDTLALLLTDVLVFLQEKDQRFIFASVDQKPPVIPLQKLIVREVANEERGMFLISASSVGPEMYEVHTTTKEERNAWMRHIRQAVESCPEEEEEEERTAETEEARQAAEVRVQKISKFQETLLGQDQQICHNLEEKLQLYAELTDLTLLSPESVPHRHLLVGPAQCLDIEAPHQASSLLTAALREAENLINILQTRDGVPVHSQNSPLQAPECCSYNSHGSSIQESPSEPDYLSTLSISSNSLGSDSELAGLESALWSSAVEIRKGDAKGTLLKVAESVQSLTQLLYSLQAAVTLQDSFYEVQKLLLQEGERPQLRSITSLQTNLEQEKQRSTDKMKEEKKSLERKKEDVDEVQKLQAKLKQEQQRWEKECVAREKQQTEQESVLEQREQQCLSESERLRCEREELDAQLQEYQQNLDRLREGQRSVEREKERIEAQQRLLQSWRHSRQSSLPVTIPLDGYKVATHSRTGSLDGNYSLFKTESGLFSSMQQNHLHQPPIYNHQHTFSTQRKNNPDGPPLSSADRSVSASLYNSLNTLLSQTHGKQPLYGNNNSCSLPAADCLHPFSRRVPSQQQRCSNNFTQLEETQTSGPWRSGITGHGPIKEHDDSSPSLTPLLPPQAYLSLEGQNGEEGVEENIVYL comes from the exons GGTGAGGCCAAGGTATTTGCATTGCTGGAAGGGTTAGACACAGTGCCAGAGGATGCTGAAGTCTATGTTGTTCTGGAGGGATCCACGCTGGTCCATGTAACCCGGGCTCAAAACGATGTCATGCTCTACTTTATTGTGCCAG GACACAATTTGCCAGAGGAGGTGTCTGTGCAAGCCTATCTATGCTCTGAATCCACGCAGCTCAATTGGTTGGGCGGAGCTTCCTTAGAGTATGTACATGATGATGCTCAG GACTTGGCAGAGCATATCATAATTCATGGACATTGTCTGAATGGCACGGATCACAAGGAGCTGAGCAGCCTCTTCAGCCTGCGCCAGGAGAGCTCTCGGTGGGCTATGGATCGCAAAGTGGCCCTCGCCATGGCCAACCTGGACATTCCTCCAAACTGGAATGTACTGGGCAGCCACCATGGAGATG GTCGCGTTTCCAGAGAGTGTCCCCTCCACCTGGCTGTGCGGTGGGGTTTTTATCGGcttgcagagctgctgctttgccAGCCGGGGGGTTTGATGGCTGTCAGTCTCCCTAACGAAGACGGAGTCACACCGCTGCAGCTGGCGCAGACCACAGGCAACACTGAGCTCCTGGAGCTGCTCACAAA CCCACCCAACCCCCTCGCCACTCCACCAGCAGGTCTGACACAAGTGTGGGCAGATCGGTCTCGCTTGCTGCGGTTTTGCCACGACACTGGGAACCTGACTCTGTCCGTTCGACAAAACCTGAGATGGAGTTCAGTGCAGAGTCGATACGCTGATATCCTCCTGCTCAGAAACAGGCTCAGAGATGAGAACTTCCTCAGGGAG ATCAAAGCGCTCAGAAGGGAACAGGTGGAAACCATAACAGAGAAGGAAGAACTTGTGGATGATCCTGCAGACACTG CTCTGTACGCTGACATGAACGGAGAAAATTCTGCTGATGAAAAT GTTCTCAACTTCTTCGCTGAGGACTGCGAGGAGCCGTTGATTTTTGCCCTGAAtgaggaggacgaagaggacGATCCTTCACACTCTGGCTCCG AGAAAAGCCAGTCTATAAGGGAGAGCCAGGCCTCGTCCCCGACTCGGGCAGCAGCTGCCAGACTTTCAGCAATGATACACGGCAAAGACCAAGTGTACTCCAACGCCATGCTGGTGGACCAG GTGGACGGAGCTGACATTAAGTATCGGTCTCCAGGGAATGAGGAGGAGGTCAGCCCTTCGTCCTGCTGGGATTCCTTCTCTCCCACTCTCGTTGAATCGGGGAATTGCTCCCAAACCCATTCCCAATCCTCACCCCATCGCAGGCCGAGGGGAAGTCAGGGCCCAGGCCGGGACAATGGCAGGGAGGCATGTGTTTCTCCCCCTTATCCCTTTGCCTCCTCCCcatcttttccttcctctccctTGGCTTCCGCAATTCGTTTGTTCGACGGAGGGCAGAGGCGACAGACGCTGACTGGTCCTTCTGACTCTCCAGCTTTGAAGCACAAAGAGTGCAGATTGACAGATGCGAGCCGGGGTCTGAG CCCCAGTCTTGAGTGTGACAGTGAAGAAGAGGATGTTTTGGGCCTCTCCTACCCTTGCTCATCTTCGAAACAGAGGTCCGTCCTGCAGTCCAGCTCTGGAGAAGAAAGGGACTCTTTTGACACTTCACCTGATTTTAATCGCTCACACTCCGAAACTGCAAGGAAGTCCAACAAG AATTCAGAAGATGCTGAGGTTCGTCTGCGCTCGTACTCCTACTCCTCCCCTAAGGCGAGGCCGTCGCGGCCTCTGCTGAACCGGGACTCGGCTATCAATGATCTGGAAGAAG ATGGCACTTTCAGCAGCGGCGGTCGTTCACTACTTCAGGCTTTATCTCTCTCTAAATCCTTATCACGTCTCAACCAAGTTA AACAGAGAGCCTTCAGCCTGACCGAAACGACGAGAGAAAAGAG GATTCTGGGTTTCCGTAAGCGGGCCCAGtcagcagaggaggagagcaCGACATCACTCCAACATCTCACGCTTACAGAGTTCCTCAAAGA GATTGAGGATGAAGAGTGGGATAAATACATAATCCCGTCTAAGGTTGAGTCGGAGAAGTACAAAGTGAGCCGGACCTTCAGCTTCCTAAAGAGCAGGATGTCCAGTACCCGAAGCAAAACCAAG GTAAAAGGGAAAGAGACGAAGGAGGGAAAAGAGAAGCTGGGAGCGTCTAATGGGCACCAGTTCGTTCCCGTGTCTCCGCCTGCTCCTTCTCTCTGTGTGGCCTGTGATAAGCCTGTTTCTGGGAAAGAGTCGTTGCAGTGCGCCA ACTGCTCTCTGAATGTCCATAAAACCTGTCGGGAATCTGTGGCAGCCTGCGGAAAG AAGCTGCAGGAGAGGAATCTAGTGCTAATAAAAAGCAAGACTATGTCTCTCCCACAGA GTTTTGTTAAGGACAGTTCTCcagcttctcttttttcttcctccgcCTGCTCTTCCCCGTCATCTTCAGCTCCAACAATGACCAAAGAGAAAAGGGAAACAGTCGCTTCTTTCTCCAAAAGCCAATCAATCTCTATCGACAGCAG AGGCTGGAGTGAAGCAGCAGGGGTGGACAGTGAAAGCAACATGGCAGCTTGCACCAACAGCTCTCCGCCTGAAGAAGGAATACCTGTCACAACAACTCCCCATTTCACCGACCTACCTATCAGCTCAAAGG ATACTGTTGATGCTCCTCTGCTGAGTGACCTGTCAGCTGACCTGCTGGGGCTCGAGGTGGAGTCGTGGAGTCTCGCCGTCTGTCCAGACTTTTGTAGACAACACGACAGACGCACAATCAAACGACAAGATGTTATTTATG AGCTGATGCAGACGGAGCTGCACCATATTCAAACTCTCACGGTCATGTCGGAGGTGTTCAGGAGAGGCatgctggaggagctgcagctcgACTCGGACTGCGTGGCCCGGATCTTCCCTTGCTTGGATCCTCTCCTGCTTTTCCACAGAAACCTCTTCAGAGCTCTGCAGGAACGCCGGCAGGCTGCAACACAAACCGACAATTCCCGGAATTACCTCATCCATCAAATTGGAGACGTACTGCTTCAGCAG TTCTCCGATGAGAATGCAAAGACGATGAAGCAGGTGTACGGAGAGTTTTGCAGTCACCACATGGAGGCTGTCAATGTCTTCAAAgagctccagcagcagaacaaaaagtttcaaaactttGTCAGA CAACAGAGTAATAACTCTCTGGTCAGACGAAGAGAAGTGCCAGAATTCATCCTGTTGGTCACGCAGCGCATCACAAAGTATCCAGTTCTGCTAGAGAAGATACTGCAGTACACTCAGG ACGGAAGCCAGGAACACTCCAACTTGTCAGATGCCCTGGCTCAGATCCGTGACATCATCACAGCCGTGGACCTGATGGTCGGTAAGTATGAGCGATCtcaggagctgcaggaagtgCTCGCCAGGTTGGAAGCAAAGAGCTTCGCCAAGCTCAAGAACGGCAAGATGTTTCGCAAACAGGACCTGCACAGCAAGCACAGAGCTCTGCAGCACAAAGGGCTGCTCTACTGGAAGACTGCCACGGGGCGTCTAAAAG ACACTTTAGCTCTTTTGCTCACGGATGtccttgtttttctgcaagAGAAAGACCAGCGCTTCATATTTGCATCTGTG GACCAGAAGCCTCCAGTTATTCCTCTGCAGAAGCTCATTGTTAGAGAGGTAGCCAATGAGGAGCGAGGAATGTTCCTTATCTCTGCATCCTCTGTGGGGCCAGAGATGTATGAAGTTCACACCACCACAAAAGAGGAGAGGAATGCCTGGATGAGACACATCCGACAGGCTGTGGAGAG TTGtccagaggaagaagaggaggaggagcgaactgcagagacagaggaagCCAGACAAGCTGCAGAAGTCCGAGTTCAAAAGATTAGCAAGTTCCAGg aAACGTTGCTTGGTCAGGACCAGCAGATCTGCCACAACTTGGAGGAAAAGTTGCAGCTGTACGCTGAGCTCACAGACTTAACTCTCCTGTCACCAGAATCTGTCCCACATCGCCATCTGCTGGTGGGACCTGCACAGTGCCTCGACATTGAGGCGCCGCATCAAGCGTCATCGCTGCTCACGGCTGCACTGAGAGAAG ctgagAACCTGATCAACATTCTCCAGACCCGTGACGGCGTCCCGGTCCACAGTCAGAACTCTCCTCTCCAAGCCCCGGAGTGCTGCAGCTACAACAGCCACGGCAGCAGCATTCAGGAGTCTCCCTCTGAAC CGGATTATCTGAGCACGCTCAGTATCAGCTCCAACTCTCTGGGGTCTGACAGCGAGTTAGCGGGCCTGGAGAGCGCGTTGTGGAGCTCAGCTGTCGAGATAAGGAAAGGAGACGCAAAAGGAACACTTTTAAAG GTGGCAGAGAGCGTCCAGAGCCTGACTCAGCTTCTCTACAGTCTGCAG gcaGCTGTGACCCTCCAGGACAGCTTCTATGAAGTCCAGAAACTCCTCCTTCAAGAGGGAGAAAGACCTCAGCTTCGCAGCATCACTTCCCTCCAAACCAACTTG GAACAGGAGAAGCAGAGGAGCACTGAcaagatgaaagaggaaaagaagagtttggagaggaagaaagaagatGTGGATGAGGTGCAGAAGCTCCAAGCTAAGCTGAAACAAGAGCAGCAGCGCTGGGAAAAAGAATGTGTGGCCAGAGAGAAACAGCAG ACTGAGCAGGAGAGCGTGTTGGAGCAGCGAGAGCAGCAGTGTCTGTCTGAGTCGGAGCGGCTCCGCTGCGAGCGGGAGGAGCTCGACGCCCAGCTGCAGGAGTATCAGCAAAACCTGGACAGGCTGAGGGAGGGTCAGAGGAGCGtggagagggagaaggagaggaTCGAAGCCCAGCAGAGGCTGCTGCAGAGCTGGAGACACAGCCGCCAGAGCAGCCTGCCCGTCACAATACCACTGGATGGATACAAG GTTGCCACACACAGCCGCACAGGCAGCCTTGATGGGAACTACTCACTGTTCAAGACTGAGTCGGGTTTGTTCAGCTCCATGCAACAGAACCACCTCCACCAGCCCCCCATCTACAACCACCAGCACACATTCTCCACGCAGAGGAAGAATAATCCGGACGGGCCGCCGCTCAGCTCAGCCGACCGCAGCGTCAGCGCCAGCCTCTACAACAGCCTCAACACGCTGCTGAGCCAAACGCACGGCAAGCAGCCTCTGTACggcaacaacaacagctgctccCTACCGGCCGCCGATTGCCTCCATCCCTTCAGCCGCAGAGTGCCTTCACAGCAGCAGAGATGCAGCAACA ATTTCACCCAGCTGGAGGAAACGCAAACTTCAGGTCCCTGGAGGTCAGGGATCACAGGTCACGGACCCATTAAGGAGCACGACgactcctctccctctctcacccCGCTGCTCCCACCCCAGGCTTATCTCTCCCTCGAAGGACAGAACGGAGAGGAGGGAGTCGAGGAAAACATCGTTTACCTCTGA
- the LOC103470008 gene encoding rho guanine nucleotide exchange factor 28-like isoform X5, with the protein MELSRRKVPLYGEAKVFALLEGLDTVPEDAEVYVVLEGSTLVHVTRAQNDVMLYFIVPGHNLPEEVSVQAYLCSESTQLNWLGGASLEYVHDDAQDLAEHIIIHGHCLNGTDHKELSSLFSLRQESSRWAMDRKVALAMANLDIPPNWNVLGSHHGDGRVSRECPLHLAVRWGFYRLAELLLCQPGGLMAVSLPNEDGVTPLQLAQTTGNTELLELLTNPPNPLATPPAGLTQVWADRSRLLRFCHDTGNLTLSVRQNLRWSSVQSRYADILLLRNRLRDENFLREIKALRREQVETITEKEELVDDPADTALYADMNGENSADENVLNFFAEDCEEPLIFALNEEDEEDDPSHSGSEKSQSIRESQASSPTRAAAARLSAMIHGKDQVYSNAMLVDQVDGADIKYRSPGNEEEVSPSSCWDSFSPTLVESGNCSQTHSQSSPHRRPRGSQGPGRDNGREACVSPPYPFASSPSFPSSPLASAIRLFDGGQRRQTLTGPSDSPALKHKECRLTDASRGLSPSLECDSEEEDVLGLSYPCSSSKQRSVLQSSSGEERDSFDTSPDFNRSHSETARKSNKNSEDAEVRLRSYSYSSPKARPSRPLLNRDSAINDLEEEQRAFSLTETTREKRIEDEEWDKYIIPSKVESEKYKVSRTFSFLKSRMSSTRSKTKVKGKETKEGKEKLGASNGHQFVPVSPPAPSLCVACDKPVSGKESLQCANCSLNVHKTCRESVAACGKKLQERNLVLIKSKTMSLPQSFVKDSSPASLFSSSACSSPSSSAPTMTKEKRETVASFSKSQSISIDSRGWSEAAGVDSESNMAACTNSSPPEEGIPVTTTPHFTDLPISSKDTVDAPLLSDLSADLLGLEVESWSLAVCPDFCRQHDRRTIKRQDVIYELMQTELHHIQTLTVMSEVFRRGMLEELQLDSDCVARIFPCLDPLLLFHRNLFRALQERRQAATQTDNSRNYLIHQIGDVLLQQFSDENAKTMKQVYGEFCSHHMEAVNVFKELQQQNKKFQNFVRQQSNNSLVRRREVPEFILLVTQRITKYPVLLEKILQYTQDGSQEHSNLSDALAQIRDIITAVDLMVGKYERSQELQEVLARLEAKSFAKLKNGKMFRKQDLHSKHRALQHKGLLYWKTATGRLKDTLALLLTDVLVFLQEKDQRFIFASVDQKPPVIPLQKLIVREVANEERGMFLISASSVGPEMYEVHTTTKEERNAWMRHIRQAVESCPEEEEEEERTAETEEARQAAEVRVQKISKFQETLLGQDQQICHNLEEKLQLYAELTDLTLLSPESVPHRHLLVGPAQCLDIEAPHQASSLLTAALREAENLINILQTRDGVPVHSQNSPLQAPECCSYNSHGSSIQESPSEPDYLSTLSISSNSLGSDSELAGLESALWSSAVEIRKGDAKGTLLKVAESVQSLTQLLYSLQAAVTLQDSFYEVQKLLLQEGERPQLRSITSLQTNLEQEKQRSTDKMKEEKKSLERKKEDVDEVQKLQAKLKQEQQRWEKECVAREKQQTEQESVLEQREQQCLSESERLRCEREELDAQLQEYQQNLDRLREGQRSVEREKERIEAQQRLLQSWRHSRQSSLPVTIPLDGYKVATHSRTGSLDGNYSLFKTESGLFSSMQQNHLHQPPIYNHQHTFSTQRKNNPDGPPLSSADRSVSASLYNSLNTLLSQTHGKQPLYGNNNSCSLPAADCLHPFSRRVPSQQQRCSNTDFTQLEETQTSGPWRSGITGHGPIKEHDDSSPSLTPLLPPQAYLSLEGQNGEEGVEENIVYL; encoded by the exons GGTGAGGCCAAGGTATTTGCATTGCTGGAAGGGTTAGACACAGTGCCAGAGGATGCTGAAGTCTATGTTGTTCTGGAGGGATCCACGCTGGTCCATGTAACCCGGGCTCAAAACGATGTCATGCTCTACTTTATTGTGCCAG GACACAATTTGCCAGAGGAGGTGTCTGTGCAAGCCTATCTATGCTCTGAATCCACGCAGCTCAATTGGTTGGGCGGAGCTTCCTTAGAGTATGTACATGATGATGCTCAG GACTTGGCAGAGCATATCATAATTCATGGACATTGTCTGAATGGCACGGATCACAAGGAGCTGAGCAGCCTCTTCAGCCTGCGCCAGGAGAGCTCTCGGTGGGCTATGGATCGCAAAGTGGCCCTCGCCATGGCCAACCTGGACATTCCTCCAAACTGGAATGTACTGGGCAGCCACCATGGAGATG GTCGCGTTTCCAGAGAGTGTCCCCTCCACCTGGCTGTGCGGTGGGGTTTTTATCGGcttgcagagctgctgctttgccAGCCGGGGGGTTTGATGGCTGTCAGTCTCCCTAACGAAGACGGAGTCACACCGCTGCAGCTGGCGCAGACCACAGGCAACACTGAGCTCCTGGAGCTGCTCACAAA CCCACCCAACCCCCTCGCCACTCCACCAGCAGGTCTGACACAAGTGTGGGCAGATCGGTCTCGCTTGCTGCGGTTTTGCCACGACACTGGGAACCTGACTCTGTCCGTTCGACAAAACCTGAGATGGAGTTCAGTGCAGAGTCGATACGCTGATATCCTCCTGCTCAGAAACAGGCTCAGAGATGAGAACTTCCTCAGGGAG ATCAAAGCGCTCAGAAGGGAACAGGTGGAAACCATAACAGAGAAGGAAGAACTTGTGGATGATCCTGCAGACACTG CTCTGTACGCTGACATGAACGGAGAAAATTCTGCTGATGAAAAT GTTCTCAACTTCTTCGCTGAGGACTGCGAGGAGCCGTTGATTTTTGCCCTGAAtgaggaggacgaagaggacGATCCTTCACACTCTGGCTCCG AGAAAAGCCAGTCTATAAGGGAGAGCCAGGCCTCGTCCCCGACTCGGGCAGCAGCTGCCAGACTTTCAGCAATGATACACGGCAAAGACCAAGTGTACTCCAACGCCATGCTGGTGGACCAG GTGGACGGAGCTGACATTAAGTATCGGTCTCCAGGGAATGAGGAGGAGGTCAGCCCTTCGTCCTGCTGGGATTCCTTCTCTCCCACTCTCGTTGAATCGGGGAATTGCTCCCAAACCCATTCCCAATCCTCACCCCATCGCAGGCCGAGGGGAAGTCAGGGCCCAGGCCGGGACAATGGCAGGGAGGCATGTGTTTCTCCCCCTTATCCCTTTGCCTCCTCCCcatcttttccttcctctccctTGGCTTCCGCAATTCGTTTGTTCGACGGAGGGCAGAGGCGACAGACGCTGACTGGTCCTTCTGACTCTCCAGCTTTGAAGCACAAAGAGTGCAGATTGACAGATGCGAGCCGGGGTCTGAG CCCCAGTCTTGAGTGTGACAGTGAAGAAGAGGATGTTTTGGGCCTCTCCTACCCTTGCTCATCTTCGAAACAGAGGTCCGTCCTGCAGTCCAGCTCTGGAGAAGAAAGGGACTCTTTTGACACTTCACCTGATTTTAATCGCTCACACTCCGAAACTGCAAGGAAGTCCAACAAG AATTCAGAAGATGCTGAGGTTCGTCTGCGCTCGTACTCCTACTCCTCCCCTAAGGCGAGGCCGTCGCGGCCTCTGCTGAACCGGGACTCGGCTATCAATGATCTGGAAGAAG AACAGAGAGCCTTCAGCCTGACCGAAACGACGAGAGAAAAGAG GATTGAGGATGAAGAGTGGGATAAATACATAATCCCGTCTAAGGTTGAGTCGGAGAAGTACAAAGTGAGCCGGACCTTCAGCTTCCTAAAGAGCAGGATGTCCAGTACCCGAAGCAAAACCAAG GTAAAAGGGAAAGAGACGAAGGAGGGAAAAGAGAAGCTGGGAGCGTCTAATGGGCACCAGTTCGTTCCCGTGTCTCCGCCTGCTCCTTCTCTCTGTGTGGCCTGTGATAAGCCTGTTTCTGGGAAAGAGTCGTTGCAGTGCGCCA ACTGCTCTCTGAATGTCCATAAAACCTGTCGGGAATCTGTGGCAGCCTGCGGAAAG AAGCTGCAGGAGAGGAATCTAGTGCTAATAAAAAGCAAGACTATGTCTCTCCCACAGA GTTTTGTTAAGGACAGTTCTCcagcttctcttttttcttcctccgcCTGCTCTTCCCCGTCATCTTCAGCTCCAACAATGACCAAAGAGAAAAGGGAAACAGTCGCTTCTTTCTCCAAAAGCCAATCAATCTCTATCGACAGCAG AGGCTGGAGTGAAGCAGCAGGGGTGGACAGTGAAAGCAACATGGCAGCTTGCACCAACAGCTCTCCGCCTGAAGAAGGAATACCTGTCACAACAACTCCCCATTTCACCGACCTACCTATCAGCTCAAAGG ATACTGTTGATGCTCCTCTGCTGAGTGACCTGTCAGCTGACCTGCTGGGGCTCGAGGTGGAGTCGTGGAGTCTCGCCGTCTGTCCAGACTTTTGTAGACAACACGACAGACGCACAATCAAACGACAAGATGTTATTTATG AGCTGATGCAGACGGAGCTGCACCATATTCAAACTCTCACGGTCATGTCGGAGGTGTTCAGGAGAGGCatgctggaggagctgcagctcgACTCGGACTGCGTGGCCCGGATCTTCCCTTGCTTGGATCCTCTCCTGCTTTTCCACAGAAACCTCTTCAGAGCTCTGCAGGAACGCCGGCAGGCTGCAACACAAACCGACAATTCCCGGAATTACCTCATCCATCAAATTGGAGACGTACTGCTTCAGCAG TTCTCCGATGAGAATGCAAAGACGATGAAGCAGGTGTACGGAGAGTTTTGCAGTCACCACATGGAGGCTGTCAATGTCTTCAAAgagctccagcagcagaacaaaaagtttcaaaactttGTCAGA CAACAGAGTAATAACTCTCTGGTCAGACGAAGAGAAGTGCCAGAATTCATCCTGTTGGTCACGCAGCGCATCACAAAGTATCCAGTTCTGCTAGAGAAGATACTGCAGTACACTCAGG ACGGAAGCCAGGAACACTCCAACTTGTCAGATGCCCTGGCTCAGATCCGTGACATCATCACAGCCGTGGACCTGATGGTCGGTAAGTATGAGCGATCtcaggagctgcaggaagtgCTCGCCAGGTTGGAAGCAAAGAGCTTCGCCAAGCTCAAGAACGGCAAGATGTTTCGCAAACAGGACCTGCACAGCAAGCACAGAGCTCTGCAGCACAAAGGGCTGCTCTACTGGAAGACTGCCACGGGGCGTCTAAAAG ACACTTTAGCTCTTTTGCTCACGGATGtccttgtttttctgcaagAGAAAGACCAGCGCTTCATATTTGCATCTGTG GACCAGAAGCCTCCAGTTATTCCTCTGCAGAAGCTCATTGTTAGAGAGGTAGCCAATGAGGAGCGAGGAATGTTCCTTATCTCTGCATCCTCTGTGGGGCCAGAGATGTATGAAGTTCACACCACCACAAAAGAGGAGAGGAATGCCTGGATGAGACACATCCGACAGGCTGTGGAGAG TTGtccagaggaagaagaggaggaggagcgaactgcagagacagaggaagCCAGACAAGCTGCAGAAGTCCGAGTTCAAAAGATTAGCAAGTTCCAGg aAACGTTGCTTGGTCAGGACCAGCAGATCTGCCACAACTTGGAGGAAAAGTTGCAGCTGTACGCTGAGCTCACAGACTTAACTCTCCTGTCACCAGAATCTGTCCCACATCGCCATCTGCTGGTGGGACCTGCACAGTGCCTCGACATTGAGGCGCCGCATCAAGCGTCATCGCTGCTCACGGCTGCACTGAGAGAAG ctgagAACCTGATCAACATTCTCCAGACCCGTGACGGCGTCCCGGTCCACAGTCAGAACTCTCCTCTCCAAGCCCCGGAGTGCTGCAGCTACAACAGCCACGGCAGCAGCATTCAGGAGTCTCCCTCTGAAC CGGATTATCTGAGCACGCTCAGTATCAGCTCCAACTCTCTGGGGTCTGACAGCGAGTTAGCGGGCCTGGAGAGCGCGTTGTGGAGCTCAGCTGTCGAGATAAGGAAAGGAGACGCAAAAGGAACACTTTTAAAG GTGGCAGAGAGCGTCCAGAGCCTGACTCAGCTTCTCTACAGTCTGCAG gcaGCTGTGACCCTCCAGGACAGCTTCTATGAAGTCCAGAAACTCCTCCTTCAAGAGGGAGAAAGACCTCAGCTTCGCAGCATCACTTCCCTCCAAACCAACTTG GAACAGGAGAAGCAGAGGAGCACTGAcaagatgaaagaggaaaagaagagtttggagaggaagaaagaagatGTGGATGAGGTGCAGAAGCTCCAAGCTAAGCTGAAACAAGAGCAGCAGCGCTGGGAAAAAGAATGTGTGGCCAGAGAGAAACAGCAG ACTGAGCAGGAGAGCGTGTTGGAGCAGCGAGAGCAGCAGTGTCTGTCTGAGTCGGAGCGGCTCCGCTGCGAGCGGGAGGAGCTCGACGCCCAGCTGCAGGAGTATCAGCAAAACCTGGACAGGCTGAGGGAGGGTCAGAGGAGCGtggagagggagaaggagaggaTCGAAGCCCAGCAGAGGCTGCTGCAGAGCTGGAGACACAGCCGCCAGAGCAGCCTGCCCGTCACAATACCACTGGATGGATACAAG GTTGCCACACACAGCCGCACAGGCAGCCTTGATGGGAACTACTCACTGTTCAAGACTGAGTCGGGTTTGTTCAGCTCCATGCAACAGAACCACCTCCACCAGCCCCCCATCTACAACCACCAGCACACATTCTCCACGCAGAGGAAGAATAATCCGGACGGGCCGCCGCTCAGCTCAGCCGACCGCAGCGTCAGCGCCAGCCTCTACAACAGCCTCAACACGCTGCTGAGCCAAACGCACGGCAAGCAGCCTCTGTACggcaacaacaacagctgctccCTACCGGCCGCCGATTGCCTCCATCCCTTCAGCCGCAGAGTGCCTTCACAGCAGCAGAGATGCAGCAACA CAGATTTCACCCAGCTGGAGGAAACGCAAACTTCAGGTCCCTGGAGGTCAGGGATCACAGGTCACGGACCCATTAAGGAGCACGACgactcctctccctctctcacccCGCTGCTCCCACCCCAGGCTTATCTCTCCCTCGAAGGACAGAACGGAGAGGAGGGAGTCGAGGAAAACATCGTTTACCTCTGA